From a region of the Tachypleus tridentatus isolate NWPU-2018 chromosome 1, ASM421037v1, whole genome shotgun sequence genome:
- the GCS1 gene encoding mannosyl-oligosaccharide glucosidase gives MAKQRRSHQENSSSQSGHSKSQTINKLQRKKQTDKKLWINRFPYFLFCSILVALCAAGFIYYQRYIENRVRMPLAVPKVITRKGLEISERYWGSYRPGVYFGLKTRSPHSLVTGLMWFSQNIKDNLKLRHWCNQWDGLKKYGWLQHDGLNFGEQDIVEDEYTITTTFVKRSVGDFGGDWTARITVKPRPSNSTIQFPISLLFYTALDGEGVILPSLLSGNQLSEIQGETSDLGKFKVNFECTSSLTKYHFLTATAPLGLHELKETVMQHLALFKSDKKNEPPTIGLIGHSQKQTGKGVETKINFIVHQVTALPPYELEVLFKSASILNQFNSLKSNTYTTELKKHKDNFDVKFERVFQLSPKKFVKEEIQIAQAAMSNMIGSLGYFYGASLVQSQHNKEPIQYWEAPLFTAVPSRSFFPRGFLWDEGFHNLLISRWDVEISKEILGHWLDLMNVEGWIPREQILGLEAQSRVPTEFIVQKNTNGNPPTLLLALESIVQRMELGEVEEDIEFLRRVYPRLQAYFDWFNFTQAGKLPGSYRWRGREALTEKELIPKTLTSGLDDYPRASHPSHDERHIDLRCWMALAAKVLAFLGEKLGKPWHAYAATHKYLTDNELLDTLHWSPLSQTYSDFGLHTDKVKLVKPKIPPPAPGQPTPKVEKVRAVLEEPSLRFIDHFGYVSLFPFFLQIIRPENPKLGKILTDLRDPNLLWTNYGLRSLAKSSTFYMKHNTEHDPPYWRGSIWINMNYLAVRALNYYSKLPGPYQDQAQELYGELRKNLVNNILKEFHRTGYLWEHYNDKTGYGQGCHPFTGWSALVVLLMAELY, from the exons ATGGCAAAACAAAGGAGATCTCATCAGGAAAACTCTTCATCTCAATCTGGGCATAGTAAATCACAAACCATCAACAAATTGCAGCGTAAGAAACAGACTGATAAAAAATTATGGATTAACAGATTCCCTTACTTCTTATTCTGTAGTATCCTTGTGGCACTGTGTGCTGCAGGATTTATATATTATCAACGTTACATTGAAAACCGTGTCAGGATGCCACTGGCTGTTCCAAAGGTTATAACCAGAAAAGGCCTTGAAATATCTGAAAGATACTGGGGAAGCTATAGACCTGGTGTCTATTTTGGACTGAAGACACGTAGTCCACATTCATTAGTCACTGGACTTATGTGGTTCTCCCAGAACATAAAAGATAACCTTAAGCTTCGACACTGGTGCAATCAGTGGGATGGCTTGAAGAAATATGGATGGCTTCAGCATGATGGCCTCAATTTTGGTGAGCAGGATATTGTGGAGGATGAAtacacaataacaacaacttttgTGAAGCGTTCAGTAGgtgattttggaggtgactggaCAGCAAGAATTACAGTAAAACCACGA ccCTCTAACAGTACGATTCAGTTTCCTATTTCCCTTCTTTTCTATACGGCCTTGGATGGTGAGGGTGTCATTCTACCATCATTGCTGTCTGGTAACCAGTTATCAGAAATACAAGGAGAAACCTCTGATCTTGGAAAGTTTAAGGTCAATTTTGAGTGTACATCTTCATTAACCAAGTACCATTTTTTAACAGCAACAGCTCCTCTAGGGCTTCATGAACTGAAAGAAACAGTAATGCAACATTTAGCATTGTTTAAATCTGACAAAAAGAATGAACCCCCTACCATAGGCCTCATTGGACATTCCCAGAAACAAACAGGAAAAGGagtagaaacaaaaattaattttattgtacacCAAGTTACAGCATTACCACCCTATGAATTAGAGGTACTCTTTAAATCTGCCAGCATACTTAACCAGTTTAATAGCCTAAAAAGCAACACATACACTACAGAACTTAAAAAacataaagataattttgatgtaaaatttgaAAGAGTATTTCAGCTAAGTCCTAAGAAGTTTGTAAAAGAAGAAATTCAGATTGCCCAAGCTGCCATGAGTAATATGATTGGTAGCCTTGGCTACTTCTATGGTGCTTCATTGGTACAGTCACAACACAATAAAGAACCAATACAGTATTGGGAGGCACCCCTATTTACAGCTGTACCATCTAGGTCTTTCTTTCCACGTGGATTTCTCTGGGATGAAGGCTTTCACAATTTGTTAATAAGTAGATGGGATGTTGAGATTTCTAAGGAAATTTTAGGACATTGGTTAGACCTTATGAATGTTGAAGGCTGGATTCCACGGGAGCAGATCCTAGGTCTTGAGGCTCAGTCCAGGGTTCCAACTGAATTCATTGTCCAAAAGAATACAAATGGAAACCCTCCAACTCTGTTGTTGGCTCTGGAATCCATTGTTCAAAGAATGGAACTTGGTGAAGTAGAAGAGGATATAGAATTCTTGAGAAGAGTCTATCCTCGTCTGCAAGCTTATTTTGATTGGTTCAACTTTACTCAAGCAGGCAAACTTCCAGGTAGCTATAGGTGGCGTGGAAGAGAAGCTTTAACAGAAAAAGAGCTTATTCCCAAAACTTTAACATCAGGGTTAGATGATTATCCTCGAGCTTCTCATCCATCTCATGATGAAAGACACATTGATCTTCGATGTTGGATGGCACTAGCAGCTAAAGTCTTAGCATTTCTTGGAGAAAAACTTGGAAAGCCATGGCATGCTTATGCAGCAACCCATAAATACCTTACTGATAATGAACTGTTAGATACTCTTCATTGGTCTCCATTATCTCAGACTTACAGTGATTTTGGACTACACACAGACAAAGTGAAATTGGTAAAGCCAAAGATTCCTCCTCCAGCTCCCGGACAACCTACACCAAAAGTGGAAAAAGTTCGAGCTGTCCTAGAAGAACCTTCTCTCAGATTTATTGACCACTTTGGCTATGTTAGTTTATTCCCTTTCTTTCTGCAAATCATTAGACCAGAAAACCCTAAATTGGGCAAAATCCTAACTGACTTAAGAGATCCTAATTTACTTTGGACTAACTATGGTTTAAGGTCATTAGCAAAGTCTTCAACATTTTATATGAAACACAACACAGAGCATGATCCTCCATATTGGAGGGGTTCCATATGGATCAACATGAACTATTTAGCAGTCAGAGCCTTGAATTATTATAGTAAACTTCCTGGCCCTTACCAAGATCAAGCTCAAGAACTCTATGGTGAACTTAGAAAAAACTTAGTTAATAACATTCTGAAAGAATTTCATAGGACAGGATATCTATGGGAACACTACAATGACAAAACAGGTTATGGTCAAGGATGTCATCCATTCACTGGCTGGTCAGCCTTGGTGGTGTTATTGATGGCAGAactgtattaa